The Hemiscyllium ocellatum isolate sHemOce1 chromosome 19, sHemOce1.pat.X.cur, whole genome shotgun sequence genome has a segment encoding these proteins:
- the bicd1a gene encoding protein bicaudal D homolog 1 isoform X11 encodes MAAEGELLQMQNMEHYKAEIERLAKELTETTHEKIQAAEYGLVVLEEKQSLKQQYDELESAYETVKHELEQLKELLV; translated from the coding sequence ATGGCTGCTGAAGGCGAGCTGCTGCAGATGCAGAACATGGAGCATTACAAAGCTGAGATCGAGAGGCTGGCCAAGGAGCTAACGGAGACCACCCACGAGAAAATCCAGGCTGCAGAGTACGGGCTGGTGGTTCTGGAGGAGAAACAGTCGCTGAAGCAGCAATACGACGAGCTGGAGAGCGCCTACGAGACGGTCAAACATGAGCTGGAACAGCTGAAggag